Proteins encoded together in one Blastocatellia bacterium window:
- a CDS encoding glycosyltransferase family 4 protein: MLAILTTHPIQYQVPLWQALARDGRVPFEVWYLTDHALHVSHDREFGKAFAWDINMLEGYPHRFLKTASEATPGSFWKCRLRESLAERIQASGVTALWVQGWQVAAYWQAVWGAKQAGIEVWLRAESNALAPAPFWKRRIKQLLLGQFFRRVDHFLYIGRANRRLYENYGVPADRLHPAPYAVDNDRFAQHAARLRPQRAALRKQWGVAEDAFCVLFCGKFIPKKRPLDIVAAARQLRESGQLSNIHLLFVGSGELGDALRRELQVVFDAENDSDQPSVKALDGKCPPASFAGFLNQTEIPKAYVVADCLVLPSDHGETWGLVVNEALASGLPCIVSDACGCAEDMGRLVGAEIFKLGRCAELAEGVHRFAKRAAQNPPLCNLHQDFSIQRTLSTVVGLRLRSM; encoded by the coding sequence ATGCTGGCAATTCTGACTACCCATCCTATTCAATATCAGGTGCCTCTCTGGCAAGCTTTAGCTCGGGACGGACGTGTCCCTTTTGAGGTCTGGTATTTAACCGACCATGCCTTACATGTCAGCCATGACCGGGAATTTGGAAAAGCGTTTGCCTGGGATATCAATATGCTGGAGGGTTATCCGCACAGGTTTCTCAAAACCGCATCCGAAGCAACCCCTGGATCGTTTTGGAAATGCCGTTTGCGTGAGTCTTTAGCCGAGCGTATTCAGGCGTCCGGTGTAACTGCGCTTTGGGTTCAGGGCTGGCAGGTGGCCGCCTACTGGCAAGCGGTGTGGGGGGCTAAACAAGCTGGCATCGAAGTCTGGCTGCGTGCTGAAAGTAATGCTCTGGCACCTGCCCCGTTCTGGAAGCGCCGCATCAAACAGTTACTGCTTGGGCAATTCTTTCGTCGAGTCGATCACTTCCTTTATATTGGGAGAGCCAACCGGCGGCTCTACGAGAATTATGGCGTACCCGCCGACAGGCTTCATCCGGCTCCCTACGCTGTCGATAATGATCGCTTTGCGCAACACGCCGCGAGACTTCGCCCGCAGCGGGCGGCATTGCGTAAACAATGGGGCGTGGCCGAAGATGCATTTTGCGTCTTATTCTGCGGCAAATTCATTCCCAAAAAGCGACCGTTAGACATTGTTGCGGCGGCGCGGCAGCTAAGGGAATCCGGCCAATTGTCCAACATCCATCTATTGTTTGTGGGTAGCGGTGAACTTGGCGATGCCTTGCGTCGTGAGTTGCAGGTCGTCTTCGACGCAGAAAATGATAGCGACCAGCCAAGCGTGAAGGCTTTGGACGGCAAATGCCCGCCTGCTTCATTCGCCGGGTTCCTCAATCAAACCGAGATTCCAAAGGCGTATGTTGTGGCCGACTGCCTCGTGCTGCCAAGCGATCATGGAGAGACATGGGGGCTAGTGGTTAATGAAGCCCTTGCGAGTGGTTTGCCGTGTATCGTGAGCGATGCGTGTGGCTGCGCTGAAGATATGGGGCGATTGGTCGGCGCAGAGATTTTCAAACTAGGAAGATGCGCCGAACTTGCAGAGGGGGTACACCGATTTGCAAAACGAGCGGCGCAGAATCCACCTTTATGTAATTTGCACCAGGACTTCTCTATCCAGCGCACCCTGTCTACCGTGGTTGGTTTGCGGCTACGTTCAATGTGA
- a CDS encoding glycosyltransferase has translation MHTLPVSAIVPTRNRPEVFRETLASLEKQQLFPAELIVVDASDDAKTRDMLGELPERLGSLCSIRWMPADICGAAAQRNQGIPIATQPVIWFFDDDILFEPECVCRLWQSLQSEARLGGVNAMIVNQRYQPPGWVSRTLFQVLRGHAETTYAGLVIGPAVNLLPEDRDDLPEVVAVEWMNTTCTMYRREALPAPPFDSVFTGYSMMEDLTLSLRVGKKWQLANVRTARIFHDSQPGTHKADVRALAAMELANRHYVMTRVLEQTHTSAYLKLLLWEMFQLLVCATDRSTRSKLLQILKGKILGFREIRRRAQKV, from the coding sequence ATGCATACGCTGCCAGTGAGTGCGATTGTCCCAACGAGAAACCGCCCCGAGGTTTTTCGAGAAACGCTGGCTTCCCTTGAAAAACAACAGCTATTCCCGGCTGAGTTAATTGTCGTTGATGCGTCGGATGATGCAAAGACAAGAGATATGCTGGGCGAATTGCCCGAAAGACTTGGCTCATTATGCTCGATCCGATGGATGCCCGCTGATATTTGTGGTGCCGCTGCGCAGCGCAACCAGGGTATTCCTATAGCCACACAACCGGTGATCTGGTTTTTCGATGATGACATTCTATTTGAGCCGGAATGCGTGTGCCGGCTTTGGCAATCTCTACAATCAGAGGCGCGGTTAGGCGGGGTCAACGCCATGATTGTGAATCAGCGGTATCAGCCTCCGGGATGGGTGAGTCGTACATTATTCCAGGTGCTTCGTGGCCATGCCGAAACGACCTATGCCGGACTTGTCATTGGTCCGGCAGTCAACTTATTACCTGAAGACCGAGACGACTTACCAGAAGTGGTTGCCGTCGAGTGGATGAATACCACTTGCACGATGTATCGCCGAGAAGCTTTGCCTGCGCCACCGTTCGATTCAGTATTCACAGGATATTCAATGATGGAAGATTTGACGCTTTCGCTTCGCGTTGGAAAGAAGTGGCAACTTGCAAATGTCAGAACTGCGCGGATTTTTCACGACAGCCAACCTGGAACACACAAAGCGGATGTGCGCGCCCTAGCGGCGATGGAGCTGGCCAACAGGCATTACGTAATGACAAGGGTTTTGGAGCAAACGCATACGTCTGCTTATTTGAAGTTGCTGCTCTGGGAAATGTTTCAATTGCTGGTGTGCGCAACCGACCGTTCGACGCGCAGCAAATTACTGCAAATCTTGAAGGGCAAAATCCTGGGATTTCGGGAAATCCGGCGAAGGGCGCAGAAGGTTTAG
- a CDS encoding acyltransferase has protein sequence MRLNVEPLLIRIPRGLTSRIRLGIYRLLGMQQGIRNRMEGGGRCRRVRQIRLGNYNAFTQGCWLWPEDRDYEGIRIRIGNGNYFNRDLMIDACGYVEIGDENMFGPDVYITDSNHSFGIGISPKTAPMQTGRVKIGNRCWIGAKAVILKDVELGDGCVVGAGAVVTRSFPDNSVLVGAPARLLDSVKGTRKMLSPERLVDPPLNMIGAD, from the coding sequence ATGCGGTTAAATGTAGAACCGTTATTAATCCGAATCCCGCGCGGCTTGACCAGCCGGATTCGACTCGGCATTTATCGTTTATTGGGAATGCAACAAGGAATCAGGAATCGAATGGAAGGCGGCGGGCGATGCCGTCGCGTCCGGCAAATTCGTCTCGGTAACTATAACGCATTTACACAAGGTTGCTGGCTATGGCCAGAGGATAGAGATTATGAAGGTATTCGTATTCGCATAGGCAATGGAAATTATTTCAACCGTGACCTCATGATTGATGCCTGCGGATATGTCGAGATTGGCGATGAAAATATGTTCGGGCCGGACGTTTATATTACCGATAGCAATCATTCATTTGGTATCGGAATTTCGCCTAAGACTGCCCCGATGCAAACCGGGCGGGTGAAGATTGGGAATCGCTGTTGGATCGGCGCGAAGGCGGTGATTTTGAAAGATGTGGAATTGGGAGATGGTTGCGTGGTCGGCGCCGGGGCTGTCGTGACGCGCAGTTTTCCTGACAATTCGGTGCTCGTCGGCGCGCCGGCCCGCCTTCTAGATTCGGTAAAGGGAACAAGGAAGATGTTGAGCCCTGAACGCCTTGTTGATCCGCCGCTGAATATGATTGGCGCAGATTGA
- a CDS encoding glycosyltransferase family 4 protein produces the protein MSDFAIICGAGYVAGKEIISLELAQSLAQYGHRVHLVVSRWNNGDFPHRLTEANLPFYVLPIGFISLTLTLECMRMTGEQMLQWPKLLRGYRNFLRTVQPVKVIHTNWHHLLLLWPMLRPNRDLFWLHEVVPNRRHYRAVFQFLGRRLQCFVAVSNAVSKSLKWIGIPDHKIRVIHNGLSDPTNGVEFEPQSNGIIRLGIAGQIGAWKGHEDLLDAFALLAPQWPSVELHIFGKGADSYERQLRERAARLRIAGQVKWHGFIENRPAIFSRLNLCVVPSRFEEPLGMVAIEASAFGLPVVATQRGGLPEIVEDGVTGILVPAENPTRLAEAIQQLLADPDLAHAMGARGRQRIMERFSKERFVKEFLAVLESSPSSGGESREEKLAAISR, from the coding sequence ATGAGTGATTTCGCCATCATTTGTGGTGCCGGATATGTTGCCGGCAAGGAAATCATATCCTTAGAGCTGGCGCAGAGCCTGGCCCAATATGGTCACAGGGTCCATCTAGTGGTAAGTCGATGGAACAATGGGGATTTCCCGCACCGACTCACAGAAGCTAATCTACCTTTCTATGTCTTGCCTATCGGGTTTATTTCTCTCACTCTCACACTTGAGTGTATGCGAATGACAGGAGAACAGATGCTGCAGTGGCCGAAGCTGCTGCGCGGCTACCGGAACTTTCTTCGCACCGTCCAACCGGTAAAGGTCATTCACACCAACTGGCATCATCTGTTGCTCCTCTGGCCAATGTTGAGGCCGAACCGCGATCTGTTCTGGCTGCATGAAGTGGTTCCCAATCGACGACACTATAGAGCGGTCTTTCAGTTTCTGGGCCGTCGCCTGCAATGTTTTGTTGCCGTTTCAAATGCAGTAAGCAAATCTTTGAAGTGGATCGGCATTCCCGATCATAAGATTCGGGTGATCCACAACGGCTTGAGCGATCCAACGAACGGTGTTGAGTTTGAGCCACAATCAAATGGCATCATCAGACTGGGAATCGCTGGTCAGATTGGAGCATGGAAAGGACATGAGGATTTACTCGATGCTTTTGCCTTGCTAGCACCTCAATGGCCGTCCGTCGAGCTTCACATTTTTGGTAAAGGAGCCGATAGCTATGAGCGTCAATTAAGAGAACGAGCCGCACGATTGAGAATAGCGGGCCAGGTAAAGTGGCATGGCTTTATCGAGAATCGTCCCGCCATCTTTAGCCGCCTGAATCTTTGTGTGGTGCCGAGCCGATTTGAGGAACCCTTAGGGATGGTAGCGATTGAAGCATCAGCTTTCGGTCTACCAGTGGTGGCAACTCAACGGGGCGGGTTGCCTGAGATTGTTGAAGATGGGGTTACCGGCATCCTCGTGCCCGCGGAAAATCCAACTAGATTGGCTGAAGCTATCCAACAATTATTGGCTGATCCTGACCTGGCCCACGCTATGGGAGCGAGAGGAAGACAGCGCATTATGGAGCGGTTTTCCAAAGAGCGATTTGTGAAGGAGTTCTTGGCAGTTCTGGAATCCTCTCCAAGCTCAGGCGGGGAAAGCCGCGAAGAAAAACTTGCCGCTATTAGCAGATAA
- a CDS encoding FkbM family methyltransferase: MVLKGWVNSLHRTAGNVAPLAWLALKVRNQCECIIGYRLGEDAEVTDTGNSEDWLVSLVAREVNWFLDVGANVGDWTACILSENADVRGVLCEPVPWCYESLLCRFAGNLNLCLLPVALSSSGGKARFSIMPGNAKTSSLLVPRNNPIQSSIEVDLKTVDMIAEESGCDFIDFLKCDCEGFDLPVLQGGRKMITEGRVGLIQFEYNSMWIRAGYTLAQALEWLASNGYQGYLLRHRALWHFDYEKWGEFERFANFVAFRRGSKFESQLVAQIKGKI, encoded by the coding sequence ATGGTGCTGAAAGGCTGGGTGAACAGTCTGCATCGAACTGCCGGAAATGTTGCGCCACTTGCTTGGCTGGCATTAAAAGTCCGTAACCAGTGCGAATGCATCATTGGTTATAGATTGGGGGAGGACGCGGAAGTTACCGATACGGGCAATAGCGAGGATTGGTTAGTATCACTGGTGGCGCGCGAGGTTAATTGGTTTCTTGATGTCGGCGCTAATGTTGGTGACTGGACCGCATGTATTTTGTCTGAGAACGCAGACGTGAGAGGAGTGCTCTGTGAGCCTGTGCCCTGGTGTTATGAGTCTCTTTTGTGCCGCTTTGCCGGAAACTTGAATCTATGTCTATTGCCAGTTGCGCTGAGTAGTTCGGGCGGGAAAGCGAGGTTTTCTATTATGCCAGGTAACGCGAAAACCTCTTCCCTTCTTGTTCCACGCAATAATCCAATTCAGTCATCCATCGAGGTTGATCTTAAGACGGTGGACATGATTGCCGAAGAGTCAGGTTGTGATTTTATCGATTTTCTAAAGTGCGACTGCGAAGGGTTTGACCTCCCCGTATTGCAAGGGGGCCGAAAAATGATCACTGAAGGGCGCGTGGGACTTATACAATTTGAATATAATTCGATGTGGATCAGGGCAGGGTACACGCTGGCGCAGGCATTAGAATGGCTGGCGTCGAATGGCTACCAAGGTTACCTGTTACGCCATCGAGCCCTGTGGCATTTCGACTACGAGAAATGGGGGGAGTTTGAGCGGTTTGCCAACTTTGTCGCCTTCCGCCGGGGATCCAAATTTGAATCACAATTGGTCGCACAGATAAAGGGTAAGATATAA
- a CDS encoding FkbM family methyltransferase, with protein MEATLSTIICGARSSEFLMSTILRQAWLRILAAAGVQQFVATSGLGHRFVCHIGDFLGENPFYNREAFRAELEVCAAWLQPQHEPVVFDVGANVGFWSTHLAQMLANQSPAIYAFEPVPQTFQKLLHSVERLHLGANVNVVAAAVLDESRPVRLSYSPHDSLFAQITDGNINPRAGDRLVYAAGLTLDEFVMTLGIVPALVKIDVEGSEVKVLRGARHLLKRTDRPALMFEYNPLTLAETGADVAAFNGLLSDYQFYYVDDFEKQQMPLGHSIASLNDIQWVCNLFAVPSTEICAARWVTALKVVRQRLDLSRS; from the coding sequence ATGGAAGCGACGCTTTCAACAATTATTTGCGGCGCTAGGTCTTCAGAATTCCTGATGAGCACGATCTTGCGACAAGCGTGGCTTCGCATACTGGCAGCAGCAGGTGTACAACAATTTGTGGCGACGAGTGGTTTAGGACATCGGTTTGTCTGCCATATTGGGGATTTTCTTGGTGAAAACCCTTTTTACAATCGCGAGGCGTTTCGTGCAGAGTTGGAAGTCTGTGCCGCCTGGCTGCAACCACAGCATGAACCGGTCGTTTTTGACGTGGGAGCCAATGTGGGTTTTTGGTCTACTCACCTTGCGCAGATGCTGGCCAATCAATCACCGGCAATTTATGCTTTCGAGCCGGTCCCACAAACCTTTCAAAAGCTTCTTCATTCGGTCGAACGTCTCCACCTCGGGGCCAATGTGAATGTGGTTGCGGCAGCCGTGCTTGATGAATCGCGCCCTGTACGCCTGAGCTACTCCCCGCATGATTCGTTGTTTGCCCAGATAACCGATGGGAACATAAATCCCCGTGCAGGCGACCGATTAGTGTATGCTGCCGGTCTCACATTGGATGAGTTTGTCATGACATTGGGAATTGTACCCGCGCTTGTGAAAATTGACGTTGAAGGAAGCGAAGTCAAAGTTTTGCGTGGTGCCCGGCATCTGCTCAAACGGACAGACCGCCCTGCTTTGATGTTTGAATACAACCCGCTCACGCTTGCTGAGACAGGAGCCGATGTTGCGGCTTTTAACGGATTACTATCAGACTACCAGTTTTATTATGTGGATGATTTTGAAAAACAGCAGATGCCTTTAGGGCATAGTATTGCTTCGCTCAATGATATTCAATGGGTATGTAATCTCTTCGCTGTTCCCTCGACTGAAATTTGTGCAGCCCGATGGGTGACTGCGTTGAAAGTAGTGAGACAGCGACTTGACCTTAGCCGGAGTTAA
- a CDS encoding glycosyltransferase: MTDWNTEMMIPAVLVGIVTWNRAEVLPKAVASALAQTYPNLQVALIDNASTDATNDLAVRFSTVQWIRWQENRGHMAARNYFMAMEGAAYFVSLDDDAWFLQGDEICIAVDYLEQHRQVAAVAFDILSPDRPEAARRTEPHPTGMFIGCGHVLRLSAVREVGGYEAAPGSYGGEEKDLCLRLLDAGYQIVKLPGVHVWHDKTPVARDFPAQYCSGVCNDLVLALRRTPAMLLPMALLVKLYRHWRFSLRNGLTESCLQGFRLFFGSIPQVWKTRHPVKVATLRAFVRLTA, encoded by the coding sequence ATGACTGACTGGAACACAGAAATGATGATACCTGCAGTGCTGGTTGGCATTGTGACATGGAATCGGGCAGAGGTTTTACCTAAAGCAGTTGCATCAGCATTGGCGCAAACGTATCCGAACTTACAGGTAGCCCTCATCGATAATGCTTCCACGGATGCCACTAATGATTTGGCGGTGCGCTTTTCAACAGTACAGTGGATTCGATGGCAGGAAAACCGCGGACACATGGCAGCGCGCAATTATTTCATGGCGATGGAGGGAGCCGCTTATTTTGTTAGCTTAGACGACGATGCCTGGTTTCTTCAGGGAGATGAGATTTGCATCGCGGTTGATTATCTGGAACAGCATCGCCAAGTGGCGGCAGTGGCTTTTGATATTCTTTCCCCGGATCGGCCTGAGGCGGCGCGACGAACTGAGCCTCATCCAACAGGGATGTTTATTGGCTGCGGTCACGTGTTACGTTTATCTGCCGTCCGCGAGGTTGGTGGATACGAGGCTGCACCCGGCAGTTATGGCGGTGAAGAAAAAGACCTTTGTTTACGTCTGCTGGACGCCGGCTATCAAATCGTCAAGCTTCCAGGCGTGCATGTGTGGCACGACAAAACGCCGGTGGCGCGAGACTTTCCCGCGCAGTATTGTTCCGGCGTATGTAACGATCTGGTACTGGCATTGCGCCGCACCCCTGCCATGCTGCTGCCAATGGCGCTGCTTGTAAAACTTTATCGTCACTGGAGATTTTCACTGCGAAATGGCTTGACCGAATCCTGCCTGCAAGGATTCAGGCTCTTCTTTGGTTCAATTCCGCAGGTATGGAAGACACGTCATCCGGTCAAGGTGGCAACCTTACGTGCATTTGTCCGGTTGACGGCATAA